AGGGCCTGCTCCCGCCGGGCCTGGTGCACACGCtggttctcctcctcctcctctaacAGCGCCTGCAGGATGCGCTTGTCCGCCTCCTAGAGGACAGACGAGGAAGCGCAGTTACCGCAGGTAACAGCCTTCCTCCCTGACCGCAGGTCTTCTGGGAAGTCGTGGGCCATTTCCAGAGAAGgcagggtgtgatcactcagggCCACTTTAGAGGCCACAAACACCCAGGAGCTTTTCTCTGCCCACCACCGGGAGAGACTCTCTGCACCACACGCACAGCCTGCCCTCAGACACACCTGGCAGCCCAGCTTTCTAGAACACAATTTGCAAGCAGTTCCACTGCAAAGGACATAAGCTAcagaaatgctcaaaatgcttCCTGCAGCTGTTCTGTGAGCAGAGAGCCAGCCAGGATGAGAGATCTCTCCTGTCCCATCTCAGCGAGGGAGCCCGTCTAAATACTTGCCAGAAACACTGAGCAGCTAGCCAGAAAGGGCAAGCTCAGTTTAAGAACACTGGTCTTGAGGTCTGAGGTGTACTGTTAGGTACTGTGTTGCGCAATGCCACATCAAGTACATTCAAAAACGAAACCAAGAAGCCCCAAACCCACCACTCCCCTGAATGTGTACAGCTCACCCCTGAACAATGTGGGTTTGAACTGGGCGAGTCCACTAACCACAGTTTTTTGTCAATAAGGATAgtacttgtatttttattttatagatctttaatattttaatttttattttatcttggaatatagttgatttaccatattgtgttagtttcacgtaTACAGccaggtgattcagttataatgGAATAtatccattcctttttaaaatcttttcccatataggtaattacagagtactgagcgaAGTTCCCTTTACAGATCTTTATATTAACTAAGTGGGGGAGAAGTGTCTGACTAGAGATTACAGTGTGCAGACTCAAAAGAGCTGGGGTTTGAGTCCTGATTCTGTCCAAACTGTCTTAGCTTCCTGCCCTTCAGGGAGTCATTTATCAGTTTCTATCAGTTCCTTTGTTTCTGAGGCAGAAACAACAGTTCACAGGTTTTCAATTCCATGGGGGTCAGTGCCCCTAACCCCCATGTGGTTCAGGGGTCAACTGTATATCCAGAAAGATGTATACCCAGACAcctctggggaggggcagggattgCAAGGGCTGCTGGTCAACAGGGGATGACCCTTGGTGGTTGCTCATGAGAACGCACCCGTTACTAAGCAACGAAAATCATGTCTTTCAAAAGAAAGTACAAGCAACACCAGGCTGTCACTTCAGACTTACCAGTTCCTCTTGGATCTGCTGCGTGCGTCTATTGAGCTTCACATTATACTGATGTCTCAGGAAGCGTCTAGAAATGAGAAGATATGGGTTGCCTTTAACGTTTGTGATCATAAAGAATTCTGCAGAGGTTAGACTGTTACTTTCTACAGACTGTATCCCTTCTGCTTTCAGGGTTAACAGGGCAAGCCTGAGAAAGTGAGAGGCATCGCTGGCCTGGGATGGGCAGGTGAAGGGTGGGGGCCTTCCCACGCATACCCCAGTTCTGCCTTCTGCCGCAAGGCTGCcatctgcctcctctcctcctccagcgTCTCCAGCTCCCAGCGCTGCTTCAGCAGATTCTCCTGCTCCTTCTTCAGTTTGGTGGCCTGTGGTTACCGGACAGCAAACCCGGTTAGGCTCGTCATCCCTCATCTCCCTTTCTAGCAGACACGATGCAACAAGGGCAGCCTGGCCACCTGGTACCCGGGATCCCCTCCCACTTTCAAAGCACTAAGCCCTTTGGCCCAGCTCACTCAGTCATCCTGGCTGGGTCTTTCCCAACCCCACCGACAAGAATGAAACCCTGCCCCACATGACCCTGCACTGCCCACGCTTACTGCAACTGAACCTCTGTCTCCCCGACCTGACACAGCCCCCAGCTGTATTCCCAGCAGCCAGTCTAGTGCTCGGGCACAAAGGACCCAGTTCTTGAGTCATtgaggcctgggggaggggagctgctCCCCTCAGAATTGCTGAGCACAGGATTCTTGGAACAGCCTCCTGGACCAAAGATCCTCATGGTTTGTCCCGAGACCCCAAAACTACTAGCTGGGGAGAGCTGTGGGCTGGCTCAACAGACTAAGTCAAGTCTACCAAGCGCACTTGAACTCCGGGGTCTCAGAGGCCCTCAGACAGCAGGCCTCTACCCACATCTGCGGGGACAGGTGTGATCCCCCGAGGGTTAGCGTTCAAGAATCCGGCACACAGAGTGAGTGTGGAAGAACCACTGGTGAGACCGCATGCCAGGAGAACCCAGTGTGGCTCCCCTTCTTAGAACCACCTCCCGGATGCCATCTCCATGTGGAGCAGCTTCTTAGATGCCTGTTTCCTCACAATGAGCGGCTGCAAGTGAGGAGGCCTGGCGGCCGGGGCATGCCCTCACCTCCATCTCCTTCGCCTTCAGCTCCTCCATCTGCTGGCGCAGCGCCTCCGCCTGCAGCTTACTCTccagctgcctcctctcctcttccactttcatccgTTCCAGCGCTTCCCGGCGGGCCGTTTCATACTCATTTTCAAATcgttttcccttttcctcttcagCGGCTTCTTGCTGCATGGAGCCAAAGGAACGTAGGGGTCAGCGTCTGTAACATGGAGCCAGTGAAGACCTCACCGGTGGTCAGCAGGCCGCAGGGCCCGTTCTTCACTCCGACACGTCTACACCTGAGCAGGCTGTGCATTTATCAGCCGTGAGGCCCGGGCTCAGCTCTCACGGTGGGAACCATGGGTGTGGTGCTGCCCTCAGAGAAGAGGCTgggagcacagtgcctggcacgggGCAGGGAATCAGGGACACCGGGTTCCTTCCCTTTCACAAGTCGACAAAGCGCTTTCCAAAATGAACCCAGAGGCAAAACGATGGGTCCACGAAGTGTGGACTGCCATCACCAGAAGTGCTGCTGTCAACCCGGGTTGAGAGTTTATGATGTGAATCATATCCAGAGGGTACTGGCAACAGGACACCCTTAAGGATGCATACTCCATCTACCATCAGCCGGCCCTGGACACCTGGTCTTATTCTGTCCCAAGAGTGGTCACGTGGGATTCTTGTCTGTACAAGAGCAACAGACATTCCATTTTAACAGGTGTTAAGTAAACCGAGCAAAGGTCTATTTCTGGACTGGAGTCACTGAGatggaaaacaagaaacaaattcAAAGACTTGGAGAGAGTCTCCCAACACATACCacacctgtttttttttcctctttctgcgtTTCCCAAGCGTTTATCACATGCCTCTTGTGAAGGTCCGATTCGATCTGAGGATGAGAAGGCAGAAAATATAAACTTCCTCGGTGGCTCACAGGATGGATGTTCACTGCTGAGCACCGCACCGTGGCCTGGAATGTGACCAGGTATCTTACAAGGAAGTGCATGGTGACCCCACCATACATAGTCTAAATGCAAGTCAGTAAAAAAACCAAAGGACCAGGCGATTCTAAGCCATCTCAAGAACTGGAACAAAGTATTAAAAACTTTTCTCCCACCCAGTCCCCTTGGAGCTGAGCAGACACTGAAATGGAAATCCAACCTCAAAGGCTACTGTGGTGGGTCTAACGCCTGTCAAGCCCCAGGGCAGCAGGACCTGGGTGAGGAGCGGACTCAGCTTTTTGCCTGGCTCCCCAAACCTCCCTCTCCAAAGGAGCAGCTGTGAAAACACACCACCTGTATCAATGGATGCAACAAATTTGGGATTATTAATAAGAGATCTGGGTTTAAAGAATCTTTTGGATCAGAAAATGAATCGTAACAATGTCCAAAGGCTTTTGTTTGGAAAATTGTTTatacaagttttaaatttttctcaacTTACAAACATAAACATTTGCAGCTAACTTGAATGTTCTGAATAAACAACTGAGTACCTGACTTCGGAGGAGCCCCTGAAATCTACGAGTGGCCAAGGAGAGGTTTAGTGCTAACCACATGGCATACCAGAGCAGCCAGATACTCTATTATCACTGGCAACTTCTAAATGTAGTTACGTGCACGTAAATTAACACCACCAAATaagttgctcagatggtaaagaatctgccggccaatgcaggacacccaggtatgatccttggatcaggaagaccctccgggagaagggaatggcaacccacttcagtattcttgctgggaaattccagagagaagaacctggtgggctacagtccacggggtcgcaaagagtcagataacgacttagagactaaatacaaatatatacacaagTTGTAAACTGAACTAAATTAATGAtttctgtcatgggattctctccCTGTAGCCCAATCTCTGCTGAATGATGTCACCCCAGCCACAGAGCCCCCTTCTCTCCTTGCCCCAAAGTCTTGTGGGTCTGCCCCCTTTCTCCTGCTACTCCAGTTCTGACCACCATCACTCACCTGGGCTGCAGCTGCAACCCCTCAATTGACATCACCCCTTCCCGCCCCCTCGACCCTGCTGCTGCTCCCCAAAATGCAGCCAGGGCCCCACTGCACCTCTGCTGAGAATTTCACAGGCGCCCCCAGGTGCCTCCAAGGGAAGGCCACCCAAGGCTGTCCCAGGTGGCCCCATCTGCCTACCCAGCCTCCACTGTTGGGTTTCCCCCTTCCTATCAGATGTCCCAACCTCTTGCAGCCTCTTGTAGATGTTAAATAACCAAATGAACCAGATCTTCTGTGTGGAGCCTCTTTCCAAAGCGGCTGGAGTGATCTCTTTTGCATCCCAGCACAAGATGCAAATTTAGAAACAAGGCGAGCAATGTGATTTCATCTACTTAGGCAAACCAATGGGAGGATCTCTTTGGTTTTCACCTCTCGAAGTTTGgggttgttctttttccagtgttcataCAAAAGTCGTTCAGCAATCTGCCAAGAAAACACAAAGAGGGGAGACTGACATCACTCTTCCAATCCATCCATGTTTCAGGTAACCCACAGTGAAGTTAGGTGAGCCTAAGAGCTCCTCCACTGGCAGCCAGCACCGCACCTGCCCTTCAGACGTCCCTCGGGCCTCAGGAGGTGTCTGGCTCTCAACAGACACCAATCAGGTGCTGATAAATGACTCATTTCTTCGGCTACGCCaaatgacatgtgggatcttagttccgtgatcagagattgaacctgggcactCAGCAgtgagcgtggagtcttaaccactggaccaccagggagttcccacaAATGACTCTTATAATGGTGATAAAAAGGGGCCAAAATCTGATGCTACAAATGGGTCCTAGATGCTAAAGATCTACTTCAAAATATACAGCAGGCTTAAAAACACAGCTTAGAGACCACCACTACACAGGACTACTTCGGAAGTTAAGTTAAAATACACCAGTCCCAGCCTTTCATGGGACCAGAGAACTAGAATAAAGAAAAGGGACTCAGATATAATGATTTaaggggcccaagaaaataaagatgactCCTGGAAAATACACATGAAGAACGACTCAGAGTCAGCACTTTTCTCAGCTGGCTCTGTAGTGAACTGCCATCTCTGCTCCTGAGGGAGATGCCTCGTGGCCTCACCGACAGGCCGGGGACTCGGGCTTCGCACCCTGCTAAAGAGCTACGCAGAGTTACCAGCTTCCTTTGCTCCTCTCGGGCCGCCTTCAGGTTCCCGTGCTGCTCCCGGATTCTCCCTTCCCTCAGGTTCATGCTCAGCCTCAGCTCCTCCAGCTGCCTGGCCAGCAAGTCCTGCTCCTCCACCAGAAGCTGCCTGAGCCTCTGCCGTCGGGCCTCCAGACGcttcctgccctcctccttcATCTTCTCCCGCTGGTAAGCATGCATGCTGGGCAAGAGGGGCCACCATCAGCCTGGGTGCTTCCAGCTGCACAGGGGCTACATGGCTGGCTGTGTGGGTGACAGGCTGAGACACATGGAACATGATGACCTGGGAAGGCGTCCTCCAGCCAAAGTGAACAGGCCAGGTAATAGAACCACTATGCATAATAGAACCTTGTTCTTGCAAGGAAATGTACAAGAGGCGTATATATGCACATGCTAATATTATCTGAGTAGTTACCATGTACTACATAACCTGGATGGTTTTTATAGTAGTCATGACATAAATCCTATAAATTAGGTTCTGTTTTAGCCCCActtcactgatgaggaaactgaggctcattcATACAGCAAGTGACACAGTCAGAATTGCTATCTAGGTCTGTCCGACTCCAAAGCCCATAGTCAGAATTGCTATCTAGGTCTGTGTGACTTCAAAGCCCATGCTTTTAACTTCCGTGTTTTCGTATGTATCTCTCTCTATAAAAATGGGTGTATGCTTGTATCTATatttacacacaaacacagatgAAGAAGTGTACGGGAGGATACGGACCAGACAGTTCACGGTGGTTTTCTCCTGGGGAAATGGGGCTACCAGGGGACTTCCGGATTCTACATACACGTCTCATCATCTTATCTTTTTCAGTCAAATGTGTTACTTCACTGCTGACCTTTTTTTCAGTTTCCAGTTGGAAAGACATCACCATGCGAGTATCCACGGAAATCATCACATTTCCATGTGAGTATCCACGCCGGCCAGCCACCCTCCCCCAGGTCCTTGAGTCAGTCACATCTCCCGGCAGTAGGTGGCCCTCCAGCCCTAAGGGAAGGTGCTCACCGCACAGTTACCTCCGCTGGTAGGAGGCCCTGGAGCTCCACTCTGCCTGTTTGGAGCTGCGGATGTCGGACATCTGGAAGTAGCGGCTGTTCTGGTCCCACTGCTGCCGAAGATGCGCCTCCTGCTCCTGGCGGCGCTGTCGGGCGGCCTGCTGATCTGGGAGCCGCCGGCTGCACCAGGAGGAGGGCAGCGTGGGGAGTGCCATCTGAGGAGAACAGCAGCGCTAAGAACAGGAGCCTGCTGCAGCCCCTCACCTCTTTGAGGCCCGGTCCTCACCCTGGGCTGCACACTGGAATCGCCTGGTAGAGCCTGGGCCCCAAGACAGACCAattaagtcaaaaaaaaaatctcagtgcaGGCTCCCAGGcaccagcattttaaaaatgacttgctACCAGGACCCCAAATCATCTAGCTGAAGAAGCCTGGACTGCACCCAGCTGTGAGCCTGACATCAGTGAGGGCAGTGCAGAGACAGGGAGCCAGTGCTGACGACACTGGACTGGCACACGGGGGGTTTCTGTGCTCTGCCTAAGGTAACAGAGAGGATAACTGCAGGCATGCGGATGTGGGCCAAGCCCTTGACTTATATGACCTTTTTCATTGTTACTAGCGCCCTGCTTTTTTTggcagctgaggaaactgaagttcaaagaGGTAAAATGACTTGCTGAAGATCACAAAGCCAGGAAGCAGAGGAAATTTAAACAGGAGCTGGGAGCCTAATTCATGTTAGCCTGGGATGAGGGCCCAAGCTCTGTAGACTGCAAGATGGTACTTGTTGGGACCAACATGCCCTGgttgtgaagtgaaatgaaagtcgcttGCTGAAATGaaagtcctgtcccactctttgcaacccatggactgtagcccaagaggctcctctgtccatggtattctccaggcaaggatactggagtgggttgctatctccaGGTGTCACACCCGGTAATGTTCTGGATGAGCATGGAGGGAGATCCCTCCttcttacagatggagaaactaccACCCAGAGGGAAGAATCAATTTGCACGGGTCAAGGGGGCGATCTGGGGACACGGCCGGAGACTCGAAAGCAGAACCAGTCTCTCCGGACACCTCCCCCCAACCACTCCCGGTCCAAAAGCtgccccaggtgcagggtctacACAGTGCCTAGCTGTGACAGTGCTCAAGGAGCTTCGGGCAAATAAACAAACTCAGAGTCCTCCGAACCGGGAGGAAAATGATCTGCGTCTGAGTCAAGCTTAGCCTGAGACTGCCAGGTCAGATCTGTCTTCAGACTGTGGCAGGCCTGACAAACATTTTTCTTTGCTCCATAGGCCGCCTGCGGATAAATCTTTGCACGAGGATTGAGGAAAGTGAAGATTCCGGCCCTAGATGAACCATCAACAACAAGCTGGGAGGCTCTCTGAACAAGTCGCATCCCTCTCTCAGCCACATACAACAAAAGCGGTTATAGAGGAAAGGGTCGGACCCAGGCCGCGCGGGGAGCCGAGTGAGGACTGGAAGCCGAAGCCCCGGGCGCCCCGCGATCGCGTTCCGGGACGGCGAGCGCGCTTCCCGCCAGCGCGGAGCCGACTGCGGCAGAGCTCTGAGGGTCCCGACCCCAACGCCGGCTCCCGACCGAGCCCAAACCCCCGACTCACGTTTCTCTGCGCGCCGGAGTTTCCTAAGACTGCCCAGGCCCAAGGTCCCGCAAGCCCCAACTAATCCCTGCCCGGGCCACGGCGACCCTCTCGGACAGCGCTGCACTTACGCCGGCCGTTTCCCCGCTCGTTGCCGAGGCAACGGGCCGGCGATGGAGCGCCGCGAGGGCCAAGCCTCCTGCAGCGGCGCGCAGAGCAAGAAAAGAAGTCTGTGTTTTTCTCCGGTGCCCCCTCGTGGTGGGCGGGAGCTCAATCGCAGACATCGCTCGTCTAAGAAAAAGAATCCTTTCACTACACCAAATTCAGGATGATGGCTACCTGAGGGAGGCAGGTGAGCGTCGGGGAAAATCAGAGGGATATAATAGGGAAGGGAATTATAAGCCAGTCACCCTCAAACCTGGCTGCACAAGAGAATCATCTGGAGAGCTCTGAAAAATCCAGATGTCCAAACCGGACTCCAGACAAACCCCATCGAGCACTCTGTGGTTGTCTAAGCCCCCCAGGTGTGTTCAACGTGCAGCCAGCTCGAAGAACCGCTGATGTAAGCAGGTTCGAGCTATTGGCAACTTTCTATCGTCTTAGGATGGTGGTGGGTTCAAGGGTGTTCCTTCTGTTAGTATGTTTTATAACTCACATGCTACGTGTCTCATTCTATGTACCAACTAttctcttaaaaaatgaaattaaaagattggcaattccccggcagtccaatggttaagacaccCCACTGTCACTGCcgagagcctgggttcaatccctgattggggagctaagatcccacaagctctgCAGtgtgacaaaaataaatgaaaagcaaaagtatTAACTCTTTTATTCAGGCtcttttcattttcccatttttgtcttcatttattctttccttcaccctttcctccttttttttaaaaattttatttatttggctgcctgggGTCTTAGTCGCGGGCACTCCCATTTTCTAGTTGTAGCTTGTAGGGTTAGGTGCTCTGCCACATGTGGGAacctaattccccaaccagggatcaaacttgggtcctctgcattgcaagctggactcttaaccaccagaccaccagggaaggcccgcCCGCCCGCTTCCTTCTTTTATTCACTTCTCTGTTTTCCCTGGATGCAGTATAAAGTCTGGTTGAACAGAGTGACCTCTGTTGCAGCCTCCACCACAACAGTCATGTGGTCCTGGGCAGGTCACTTCGTCACTCTGAGCCTCCGTGTCCTCATCCGTGAAATAAGAATGTTCAAGTAATTGAAAAAGGAGCCCATTAGACTGGGAAGGCTGTGACACCTCCATAGCCAATGCAGGTCAACCTAAACCTAGGCCAGAGCCAATGCACCCAAATTGGAGAAAATGAAACTTAGCACTCACAAACAGCCAACTGGGCTTTCGCAAACAAGGCAACCTCTTAAGTTACAGCCAATCAAACGACTTCCTTGCTTTCACATCTTCTTTCTAAAAACCTCTCTCCTAGATCCTGCCGGTAGAGTGTTCTGAACACCTTTCCTTTGCCTGATTCCGATCAGCAAGTCTTGAAAGTTTTACTGTGCCTCAGGTTAGCTTTAAATAAGAATACCGACAGGGCTGCTTTCTACAGTTGCCCTTATGAGAGGAAATGAAAGTTTAAATGGAGCGGCCTAGGGAGCAGAGCGCCCGGTGCATCTCAGGTGAGCATGCGCTCGCatacctccctttttttttttttctagttttttggcagcatgcaggacatgcaggatctgagttccctgacaagggattgcaCTGCGCCCctctgtagtggaagcacagagtctttaccgctggaccaccagggaagtccctctcacaTCTCCCTCAGAACCTGCCCTGCCCTGTGcgtgagatcccctggagttagCCTGTGATTGGTCCCAACCCCTTGGGCCAAGCTCACAGCCAGTCACCCATCCTGTGTCCACAGCGGAGAAGGGAAGCAGCCACCCACTCTGCTCAGCCCAGCCAGAGCCACCCACATGGCAAAAGAGCCTGATTAATAAATAGTTGTTGATAGGCCTTCTTGAGTGTGATAGGAACTTCAGAAATGTGTGAATTGTGCTGTGGGAGACGAGCCTTCAGGTCCTGGTTTTGCAGCTCTTGGCAAGGGCCTTCcactctctgggccttagttgcctcatctgtataatggccTTAAAGGACCAAACAAGCTCAACTGCTGGGATCAAGGGCCTAGGGCTTGACTGACCTTGTCCTGGAAGCCTGAGGCCCCGGGCCATACCCTCTGGCCTATCTTCTGGGACAGGAATGCAGCTTGTAGGTTGTGGAATTTGCCCGAGGAACTACAGCTTGTAGGTGGTAAGCCCAGCCTTGAACCCAGCTCTGTCTGATTCCAGGGCCTGAACTTGCTCTGCCGCTCCACAAGGTTAGGAATCATTACCTTCCCTGCTATGGTTCTAGCGCCCAGCACAGCGtagtcatttaataaatattcatcgAGAATGAATGAGTAGAGTCCCCCCAACTTTGAGCCCCTAATTTTTCtccaagagaaaaagggaaagatggtgttgaaggaaagcaaaaagaaaaaaaaacggaACTAACATTGTTTGAATACCTACCACGTGCCAGATGCTTTTAGATGTATTTTCTTGAGTAAGCTTCCCTCCAGCAGGTGAGGTTCCTGCCCTTGttctgcagataaggaaactgagactctgaGAGGTCAAGCAAATCTCTTGCCGGCACCACGAGAGCCAGGATTTACATCCACCTTCCAGAGCTTGTGAACCTCTTTTCAGTCTGCTTTTCCAGAAGTGTGTGGTTTACAGATACAGCTCTTAAAAGAGGCCAGTAGATGTGGACCAGTTGGGCCATATAAAGTGCTCaggaatattaaatattttgtgaCAGGCTGATAACTATGGCCCACAGAGCGGTAGCCCTGGAAGGGAGCCATTGAGAGGGACACTGCATGCACAGGCCCTGGGCCAGCGCACTGTTTCTTGGGGCTGTTCCTGGGCTTGTTTGGAGGTATTCTGGCAAGAGAGGAGAAAACAGGAATGGGAGTGGCGTGGTAACACTGGGGCGGCTTCCCTATTAGCTGACCCGGGACCGTGCTGGAGGCCGTGCAATGCCCCTACATAAGCAGCAGGTGGCGCTGCCGAGGCACATTTATCTAGGCTGGGTTTTCACAGCTTTTCATCAACCACCCTGGGTTCTCTCTTCATACCTAAGCTGGCCTCCCCGCCCTCCCTGAAAGCAAGGATGTCTTGTAGATAGGGAAGCTCAAAGACTCTGGGGCTACAAGGCTGCCTCTCGGAAGTCCAGTTTTGTgttttaataacaataacaacaggaATAATAATAGAGGTAGGTATTATCCATGAGAATAAGGGGTAAAAGGACTTTTTCATCCAAAACAGTGGTTGTCACTAGGGGCCAGGGTTAGgggtgattttaatttttctctgtggGTTTTTAATTGTACATTGGTCACTGTTACTTgtgtaattttattaaaaataaagcattggGTAACTtgcctggcagtctggtggtgaagactttgccttccagtgcagagggtactagtttgatccctggtagggaagctaagatttcacatgcctctcagccaaaaatccagaacataaacaatagaagcaatattgtaacacattcaataaagactttaaaaatggtccacctcagaaaaaaaaaatcttaaaaaatcaaaacGTTAGTTGGTTGATCACTTCCCCCATGCTTTATACTTAAGAGGTGCTTTCCATGCATGAGTCGTCCAACCCTGGGAGTTCTGAATTGCTAGGAGAGCTTTCTGATAAGTCCTGATGCTTGATCCCCGAGACAGAGATTCTGATTGCATTGGTCAGGACCAGGGCCTggacatctgatttttttttaatttttaatttcagaatagatttagatttacagaaagttTCCAAAGAAAGTACAGAGAGTTTCCTTATATTTCCCACCAATTTCCTCGGTAATTATTAATAACATCTTATGAACATTTCATACACCCATAGGACAGACATATGACATGGGTTTGggggtaaaatacacataaaagagacaaagatgaccactttaaccatttttaagtgtcctattcagtgacattaagtatattcacaatgtACCACCATCTCAAAGTaggattttttaatttactttgagtttctttttttgattttttttttctgtttcaactATTTAATGTAAAAAATCAGGTCATGGAAATACAagtcattattatcattatcactcTGCAGCTCAGACATCACACTGTGGGTATGTTTCCATAGCCGGGGTGTTACTGGCAAGAGAAAGCTCgagaaaacaaaataactatTCAAACACTCCTTTCCCCGGGCAGGTTGGCAGTCAGCTGCAGCCCACGTGCACAGAGAGAATTCCGAAAGAATGCCGCTCGGTGGCAGTGAGGCAGGGGCCTGGATTAGTGTGGTTGCTTGAACTCTGCTGTTTCATCGCTCACGCTGGTTTCCCTTCCCACGGCGGAATTTCTAAAGACAGGCGTCACCATGTGCACACAGCACACTTTCTGGAAAGCAGGTGATGTGTGCATCTCCCGCTTTTAGAATCAAAGTGTAATTCTTGGACCATGCgaaccactggggaagggatGTCAGGGGTTCTCCCCCTGCTCCCTTGGGGGAGGTGAAACCCAAGAAGACTTGTCTCTTGACAAGTCCCCCTGCTGGATCTGACgtcactgcagctggagaaacaCCTGGCCCTGCGA
This is a stretch of genomic DNA from Budorcas taxicolor isolate Tak-1 chromosome 17, Takin1.1, whole genome shotgun sequence. It encodes these proteins:
- the TCHP gene encoding trichoplein keratin filament-binding protein isoform X2 translates to MALPTLPSSWCSRRLPDQQAARQRRQEQEAHLRQQWDQNSRYFQMSDIRSSKQAEWSSRASYQRSMHAYQREKMKEEGRKRLEARRQRLRQLLVEEQDLLARQLEELRLSMNLREGRIREQHGNLKAAREEQRKLIAERLLYEHWKKNNPKLREIESDLHKRHVINAWETQKEEKKTGQEAAEEEKGKRFENEYETARREALERMKVEEERRQLESKLQAEALRQQMEELKAKEMEATKLKKEQENLLKQRWELETLEEERRQMAALRQKAELGRFLRHQYNVKLNRRTQQIQEELEADKRILQALLEEEEENQRVHQARREQALADVAWMKRVIEEQLELERAREAELQMLLREEAKEVWEKREAEWARERSARDRLMSEVLTGRQQQIQEKIEQNRRAQEESLRHREQLIQDLEAARESARREKEESEELKSARKQELEAQVAERQLQAWEADQQEKEEEQEARREEQLTAALLQQEAKMMAKQVYQPKHYGHPRIAWN
- the TCHP gene encoding trichoplein keratin filament-binding protein isoform X1 → MALPTLPSSWCSRRLPDQQAARQRRQEQEAHLRQQWDQNSRYFQMSDIRSSKQAEWSSRASYQRSMHAYQREKMKEEGRKRLEARRQRLRQLLVEEQDLLARQLEELRLSMNLREGRIREQHGNLKAAREEQRKLIAERLLYEHWKKNNPKLREIESDLHKRHVINAWETQKEEKKTGVQEAAEEEKGKRFENEYETARREALERMKVEEERRQLESKLQAEALRQQMEELKAKEMEATKLKKEQENLLKQRWELETLEEERRQMAALRQKAELGRFLRHQYNVKLNRRTQQIQEELEADKRILQALLEEEEENQRVHQARREQALADVAWMKRVIEEQLELERAREAELQMLLREEAKEVWEKREAEWARERSARDRLMSEVLTGRQQQIQEKIEQNRRAQEESLRHREQLIQDLEAARESARREKEESEELKSARKQELEAQVAERQLQAWEADQQEKEEEQEARREEQLTAALLQQEAKMMAKQVYQPKHYGHPRIAWN
- the TCHP gene encoding trichoplein keratin filament-binding protein isoform X3 yields the protein MALPTLPSSWCSRRLPDQQAARQRRQEQEAHLRQQWDQNSRYFQMSDIRSSKQAEWSSRASYQRSMHAYQREKMKEEGRKRLEARRQRLRQLLVEEQDLLARQLEELRLSMNLREGRIREQHGNLKAAREEQRKLIAERLLYEHWKKNNPKLREIESDLHKRHVINAWETQKEEKKTGVQEAAEEEKGKRFENEYETARREALERMKVEEERRQLESKLQAEALRQQMEELKAKEMEATKLKKEQENLLKQRWELETLEEERRQMAALRQKAELGRFLRHQYNVKLNRRTQQIQEELEADKRILQALLEEEEENQRVHQARREQALADVAWMKRVIEEQLELERAREAELQMLLREEAKEVWEKREAEWARERSARDRLMSELEPFKKHCDEHLVQKPPCLGLFSWGATPEAD